Proteins encoded by one window of Aspergillus puulaauensis MK2 DNA, chromosome 4, nearly complete sequence:
- a CDS encoding fungal specific transcription factor domain-containing protein (COG:S;~EggNog:ENOG410PVC6;~InterPro:IPR007219;~PFAM:PF04082;~go_function: GO:0003677 - DNA binding [Evidence IEA];~go_function: GO:0008270 - zinc ion binding [Evidence IEA];~go_process: GO:0006351 - transcription, DNA-templated [Evidence IEA]) has product MAPVFLHKPSILLEWSKGDLDINLLKCIVAFGMFMKDSRPDGRVTARAMMQEVQDDTLRKIGRQTLAHLRVLVMLLRFRFQAGQFPDAWSLLALAARSAFTMRLNYEHSNPDPLVQESNRRLVWAIYQLDRLYSGGMEDLAVIPVERMHIRLPCDERSFEMGMGSKAGFLDETSMDPSANVDAHSFKLRLLAIRDRILRYTKSVRRKGDSPAGSRSAMEALQAELNTFERTLPAELKLTSQRLVFMGHSREAGPYVGLHTLWMMCHCDLYRFCVPGIRESVSKDALALTPPNFIEYCQHACFSTAIRLCGLWSDLYHLESSEYFGDELLAVSIYQVAQILHHLPHLIPEDGEDSVLSLKKRLIEALQLAVPLGRVYTSAMNCLKDSERLIDALGRASVTQSSPDSSVSAAIETAEREHLASKHSVLPHLYRDQNIVDRGTGHPEAKGQRSNMLPPNNGRITSSNTNATLPVSQSDHERREYQEMEPGFSDMFLFDPFNMQLNGYYDPELDFSFM; this is encoded by the exons ATGGCGCCCGTTTTTCTCCACAAGCCAAGTATCCTACTTGAGTGGAGTAAGGGCGATCTCGATATCAATCTGCTGAAATGTATCGTGGCATTCGGCATGTTCATGAAGGACTCTCGGCCAGATGGGCGCGTAACGGCTCGGGCTATGATGCAGGAGGTGCAAGATGACACGCTAAGGAAAATAGGAAGGCAGACACTCGCACACCTGAGGGTTCTAGTGATGCTGTTGCGATTTCGTTTCCAAGCTGGCCAGTTCCCTGATGCCTGGAGTCTCCTCGCCCTAGCCGCCCGCTCGGCTTTCACAATGCGATTGAACTATGAGCATAGCAATCCCGATCCTCTTGTCCAAGAATCCAATAGGCGGCTTGTGTGGGCAATATATCAGCTAGACCGGTTATACTCTGGTGGAATGGAGGACTTAGCCGTCATCCCTGTGGAGAGAATGCATATACGCTTACCGTGCGATGAGCGTAGCTTCGAGATGGGAATGGGGTCGAAGGCTGGTTTCCTCGACGAGACCAGCATGGACCCTAGTGCGAATGTAGACGCACATTCCTTCAAACTCAGGCTTCTCGCGATCCGTGACAGAATCTTGAG GTATACAAAAAGCGTCCGAAGAAAAGGTGATAGTCCAGCCGGTAGTCGGTCCGCAATGGAGGCTCTCCAGGCTGAACTAAACACATTTGAACGGACCCTTCCAGCCGAGCTCAAACTCACTTCACAGAGATTAGTGTTCATGGGTCACTCTCGTGAGGCTGGTCCGTACGTGGGACTTCATACGCTGTGGATGATGTGTCACTGCGACCTCTACCGCTTTTGTGTTCCTGGGATTCGAGAGTCGGTATCCAAGGATGCGCTGGCTCTGACACCACCAAATTTCATTGAATACTGCCAGCACGCATGCTTCAGCACAGCAATCCGACTTTGTGGACTGTGGTCTGATTTATATCACCTCGAGTCCAGCGAGTACTTTGGCGACGAGCTTCTGGCAGTCTCGATTTATCAAGTCGCCCAGATcctgcatcatcttcctcatttaATCCcagaagatggcgaggatagCGTGTTGTCTCTGAAGAAAAGGCTCATCGAAGCACTGCAGCTGGCTGTGCCGTTGGGACGGGTATACACCAGTGCAATGAACTGTCTAAAAGACTCTGAACGCCTGATAGATGCACTGGGACGTGCATCTGTCACTCAATcctctccagactccagcgTATCGGCAGCCATTGAAACCGCCGAGCGAGAGCACCTCGCTTCGAAGCACTCTGTGTTACCACATTTGTACAGGGATCAAAATATTGTTGACCGAGGCACGGGACAtccagaagcaaaaggccaaCGGTCGAATATGCTTCCGCCCAACAACGGAAGGATCACATCGTCGAATACTAACGCAACTTTACCGGTAAGCCAGTCAGACCATGAAAGGAGGGAATATCAGGAAATGGAACCTGGATTCTCGGACATGTTCCTCTTCGACCCGTTCAATATGCAGTTGAACGGTTATTACGATCCGGAGCTTGATTTCTCGTTTATGTAG
- a CDS encoding uncharacterized protein (COG:Q;~EggNog:ENOG410QDST;~InterPro:IPR036291,IPR002347;~PFAM:PF08659,PF00106,PF13561;~go_process: GO:0055114 - oxidation-reduction process [Evidence IEA]), with protein MSTSNFPFTCALVTGGGGGIGKALSAYLISKGVKVLIAGRTESTLKSTAHEIDAADCYVLDTGKTADIPDFISRVTTEHPELDCLINNAGVQRPLEVYKTPTQEFLQKADQEIDINIRGPMHLTLAVLEHFKTKPSAAVINVSSVLGFIPFSVINPVYNGTKAWLHSWSVNLRTQLEWAGLGDKIKVIEIAPPSVETNLHRERENPDDNKKHNNPNSLSIEEFMSDVSRQLEGGEEMIGAGPSANFVKKWYSAYGEPYNKAVNKH; from the coding sequence ATGTCAACTTCTAATTTCCCATTTACTTGCGCTCTCGTCAccggcggtggaggaggcatAGGCAAAGCATTATCAGCGTACCTGATTTCCAAAGGCGTCAAGGTCCTTATCGCCGGCCGCACGGAATCAACCCTCAAGTCGACAGCCCACGAAATAGATGCCGCGGATTGCTATGTTCTAGATACAGGCAAAACAGCGGACATCCCCGACTTCATTTCGCGGGTGACAACAGAGCATCCCGAGCTGGACTGCCTGATAAATAATGCGGGCGTGCAACGACCACTCGAGGTGTACAAGACCCCGACTCAGGAGTTCCTCCAGAAAGCAGATCAGGAGATCGACATCAATATCCGGGGTCCGATGCATCTGACTCTTGCAGTGCTTGAGCATTTCAAGACGAAGCCATCAGCGGCGGTTATCAATGTATCCTCTGTACTAGGATTTATCCCGTTCTCAGTGATCAACCCGGTCTATAACGGGACCAAGGCATGGTTGCATTCATGGTCGGTGAATTTGCGGACGCAGCTCGAgtgggctggactggggGATAAAATCAAGGTGATTGAGATTGCACCGCCGAGCGTGGAGACGAACTTGCACCGCGAGAGAGAAAACCCGGATGATAATAAGAAACACAACAATCCGAATTCTTTGAGCATAGAGGAATTTATGAGTGACGTGTCGCGGCAGCTAGAAGGTGGGGAGGAAATGATCGGGGCTGGACCAAGCGCGAACTTTGTGAAGAAGTGGTATTCTGCTTATGGGGAGCCGTATAACAAGGCTGTAAATAAGCATTGA
- a CDS encoding HNH endonuclease signature motif containing protein (COG:S;~EggNog:ENOG410PXGI;~InterPro:IPR003615;~PFAM:PF13391) encodes MNASVLSNMSSNISDGNDDDLVQQATDRISEYVPTTDSNWPLQSNLMSTLGAFIEFLPQSGKVLIAKDVVQARTDKDLYAVYNNLVTGLLCLMKASRGLSVAVSPHPKRRANAELVSPQSRTDAFRNNCLQRDNHHCVVSNALDITSHIDNNQHEDTARLEAAHIIPFSYGSWNSRVESDNTVADTWEMLYRCFPSLRRVGFSVDSMNDISNGITLDRSIHYEFGSFNVAFIQTDSPNQYTVKSYPGCPSNVSKLVPKHPIQFRDADRTEDLPPPKPELLDCHYRLAEILHASGMGPCLERMLHDLDDMKEASGYMSESGSTDFSTFLRIRLWEAGIYAHG; translated from the exons ATGAATGCATCCGTCTTGTCCAACATGTCTTCGAATATCAGTGATGGAAATGATGATGATCTTGTCCAACAAGCTACAGATAGAATCAGCGAATATGTGCCGACTACTGATAGCAACTGGCCTTTGCAGTCCAACCTGATGTCGACGCTAGGCGCGTTCATTGAATTTCTCCCTCAGTCAGGCAAAGTGTTAATCGCCAAAGATGTTGTTCAAGCCAGAACAGACAAAGATCTATACGCTGTTTACAATAATCTTGTGACCGGGCTGTTATGCCTGA TGAAAGCCAGCAGGGGGTTGTCAGTCGCAGTCTCCCCCCATCCTAAGCGGCGTGCGAATGCAGAGCTTGTCAGCCCCCAAAGTCGAACCGATGCCTTCCGAAACAACTGCTTACAACGAGACAATCATCATTGTGTCGTCAGTAATGCACTAGATATCACCTCCCATATCGATAATAACCAGCATGAAGACACCGCCCGCCTTGAAGCTGCTCATATAATACCATTTTCATATGGATCCTGGAATTCGAGAGTG gaaTCAGACAATACTGTCGCAGATACTTGGGAGATGTTATACCGTTGTTTTCCGAGTCTTCGACGAGTCGGGTTCAGCGTTGATTCAATGAATGATATTTCCAACGGCATCACTTTAGACCGAAGCATACATTACGAGTTCGGGTCATTTAATGTGGCTTTTATTCAGACG GATTCCCCCAACCAGTACACAGTTAAATCATACCCTGGATGTCCATCCAACGTATCGAAGCTCGTCCCGAAACATCCTATCCAATTTCGAGATGCAGATAGGACGGAagatcttcctcctccaaaacCTGAATTGCTGGATTGCCACTATCGTTTGGCAGAGATTCTGCATGCCTCTGGCATGGGACCTTGTTTAGAACGGATGTTACATGACCTAGACGACATGAAGGAGGCTTCTGGATATATGTCGGAAAGTGGCTCAACCGACTTTTCAACATTTTTGAGAATCCGCTTATGGGAAGCGGGTATCTATGCCCACggataa
- a CDS encoding SDR family NAD(P)-dependent oxidoreductase (COG:Q;~EggNog:ENOG410PN00;~InterPro:IPR036291,IPR002347;~PFAM:PF00106,PF13561;~go_process: GO:0055114 - oxidation-reduction process [Evidence IEA]), whose protein sequence is MAAVLQNQKAALITGAASGIGFAVAKLCRSRGMHLALLDVDAVNLPKARDELASANASLKTESYTIDVGDKSQWDSVVAKVQSTFPAIDLVLLNAARGTKPKDSNPWIYNTDYWRQIFDTNVFGPINGISALLPLLKADTAPKSIVITGSKQGITNPPGGGNPAYNSTKGAIKILTEHLAHDLRSDAATAHISAHLLVPGWTWTGLMGNVGPTDESQVKKMKGSWAPSQVAEELERGLQQGSFYIICPDDDVDQALDKARMQWGCDDILEDRPPLSRWEKEWKGKAEKAIQEDAARRRIE, encoded by the exons ATGGCCGCTGTTTTACAGAATCAGAAGGCCGCTCTCATCACTGGCGCAGCATCCGGCATTGGGTTCGCAGTAGCCAAGCTCTGCCGCAGCCGGGGCATGCACCTTGCCCTTCTCGATGTCGATGCCGTCAATCTCCCGAAAGCCAGGGATGAGTTGGCATCGGCAAACGCGTCTCTCAAAACGGAATCATATACCATCGACGTCGGAGACAAGTCACAATGGGATAGCGTCGTCGCTAAGGTACAATCAACTTTCCCAGCAATCGATCTCGTCCTGTTGAATGCAGCAAGAGGGACGAAGCCCAAGGATTCCAACCCTTGGATTTATAACACAGATTATTGGCGACAG ATCTTCGACACAAACGTCTTCGGGCCGATCAACGGCATCAGCGCGCTCCTACCACTGCTAAAGGCAGACACAGCACCGAaatccatcgtcatcaccggCTCAAAGCAGGGCATCACAAACCCCCCAGGAGGCGGCAATCCGGCCTACAACTCAACCAAGGGCGCGATCAAGATCCTGACTGAACATCTTGCGCATGATCTCCGGTCCGATGCTGCGACGGCACACATCTCGGCTCACCTGCTTGTGCCTGGGTGGACATGGACCGGCTTGATGGGCAACGTCGGCCCTACGGATGAGAGCcaagtgaagaagatgaagggaTCCTGGGCGCCGAGCCAGGTGGCTGAGGAGTTGGAAAGGGGTTTGCAGCAGGGGTCGTTCTACATTATTTGTCCGGATGACGACGTTGATCAGGCGCTGGATAAGGCTCGGATGCAGTGGGGGTGTGACGATATCCTTGAAGATCGACCGCCATTGTCGCGGTGGGAGAAAGAGTGGAAGGGCAAGGCAGAAAAAGCAATTCAGGAGGATGCTGCGAGACGAAGGATCGAGTAA
- the ALP1 gene encoding S8 family peptidase (COG:O;~EggNog:ENOG410PK08;~InterPro:IPR023828,IPR000209,IPR034193,IPR010259, IPR023827,IPR022398,IPR015500,IPR036852,IPR037045;~MEROPS:MER0000344;~PFAM:PF00082,PF05922;~SECRETED:SignalP(1-20);~go_function: GO:0004252 - serine-type endopeptidase activity [Evidence IEA];~go_function: GO:0008236 - serine-type peptidase activity [Evidence IEA];~go_process: GO:0006508 - proteolysis [Evidence IEA]), translating to MYSIKRTILLLGALLPAVFGAPILEARRQTEKVPGKYIVTFKSGLQAEQIDAHTTWASNVHKRNLERRDLTDRDLYPGIEKNFKIHKFAAYVGSFDDATIEEIRNHKDVAHVEEDQVWYLDALTTQSDAPWGLGAISHQGDASSDYIYDTSAGADTYAYVVDTGINVDHSEFDGRASLAYNAAGGQHVDSVGHGTHVAGTIGGKTFGVSKKANLLSVKVFEGESSSTSIILDGYNWAANDIVSKSRTGKSAINLSLGGGYSYAFNNAVESAFDEGVLSVVAAGNENVDASNTSPASAPNALTVAASTEKNARASFSNYGEVVDIFAPGEDILSAWIGGNSATNTISGTSMATPHIVGLSLYLIALEGLSSPGDVTSRIKELATQDALSGVSGSPNALAYNGAE from the exons ATGTATTCAATCAAGCGCAcgatcctccttctcggagctcttcttcctgccgTCTTTGGTGCTCCTATCCTCGAAGCTCGCCGGCAGACAGAAAAGGTCCCCGGGAAGTACATCGTGACGTTCAAATCTGGCCTGCAGGCCGAGCAGATCGACGCACACACAACTTGGGCCTCGAACGTCCACAAGCGCAACCTAGAGCGCCGCGATCTGACTGACCGTGATTTGTACCCCGGTATTGAGAAGAACTTCAAGATCCACAAATTCGCGGCGTACGTTGGTTCTTTTGATGATGCCACCATCGAAGAAATCCGAAACCACAAAGAT GTGGCTCACGTGGAAGAGGACCAAGTCTGGTACCTTGATGCCCTAACCACCCAGAGCGACGCTCCCTGGGGTCTTGGGGCTATCTCTCACCAAGGAGATGCGAGCTCCGACTATATTTACGACACAAGCGCTGGAGCTGACACTTACGCATACGTGGTGGACACCGGCATCAATGTTGATCACTCGGAATTTGACGGACGCGCCAGTCTGGCCTACAACGCTGCTGGTGGCCAGCACGTTGACAGCGTTGGCCACGGTACCCATGTTGCTGGCACTATCGGTGGCAAAACCTTCGGTGTTTCTAAGAAGGCCAATCTTCTCTCTGTCAAGGTCTTCGAGGGCGAATCTAGCagcacctccatcatcctcgacgGCTACAACTGGGCTGCTAACGACATCGTAAGCAAGAGCCGCACCGGAAAGTCGGCAATCAACCTGAGCTTGG GCGGTGGATACTCTTATGCCTTCAACAACGCAGTCGAAAGCGCGTTTGATGAGGGAGTCCTCTCCGTTGTAGCAGCTGGTAACGAGAAC GTTGATGCATCGAACACCAGTCCCGCTTCTGCACCTAACGCTCTTACTGTTGCGGCTAGCACAGAAAAGAATGCCCGCGCATCGTTCTCCAACTATGGTGAGGTGGTCGACATCTTTGCCCCTGGTGAAGACATCCTCTCGGCCTGGATTGGCGGAAACAGTGCCACTAACACCATTTCTGGCACATCTATGGCCACTCCCCATATTGTTGGATTGTCCCTCTACTTGATCGCTCTCGAGGGGCTCTCCTCTCCCGGGGATGTGACTTCCCGAATCAAGGAGTTGGCTACCCAGGATGCTCTCTCGGGCGTGTCTGGCAGCCCCAATGCGCTTGCCTACAACGGCGCTGAATAA
- a CDS encoding putative MFS multidrug transporter (COG:G;~EggNog:ENOG410QDY9;~InterPro:IPR020846,IPR011701,IPR036259;~PFAM:PF07690;~TransMembrane:12 (i48-67o87-105i117-136o142-161i173-193o205-224i275-298o318-336i357-378o384-404i416-441o453-472i);~go_function: GO:0022857 - transmembrane transporter activity [Evidence IEA];~go_process: GO:0055085 - transmembrane transport [Evidence IEA]): MSNPEPDKDVLRQTLAQYGLRVAADGYHIQWAVGNPRHPRNWPISRKIYDISLLIFLEFFTTAVSTAGSTAANYAAREFNLSEGLSIFLFVSLYLLGQAIGGIVLPPYSECFGRKKLYIISSATYSIACIIIAAVPSIKGVVFGRVLSGFLSAIPSTIVVGSIEDMFNSRDRVWMIWVWALVANLGLVVGPIMGTFTTADLNWRWLFYIAAIVTGIVSLLLLGIRESRPSLLLEREVAKVREVTKLDYLASLNPDSAPNLRTFVRVALGRPIRLFFTELIVFTVSVMSAVATALVYLFTQALPPIYESLGFTSKQACLPFVAIGVGLSLGLLTRYLDMHIIKRRRKRGHVLLPEHKLTGFWIGSGVLAAALWAFAWTIPPAVQNVHWIISVLALVLIGYALNEIDYVLGGYLADSYLSYAASGLAALSLIRALLSAILPLISSPMFSQLGANVAASLLATVATLFCLVPPVFSRFGETIRARSKFAKYSLDMYHEHSVDEDGY; this comes from the exons ATGTCTAATCCAGAGCCCGACAAGGATGTCCTACGACAGACTCTAGCCCAGTACGGGCTCAGAGTTGCTGCCGACGGATATCACATCCAATGGGCCGTTGGAAATCCGAGGCACCCTCGCAACTGGCCCATTTCTCGAAAGATTTACGATATCTCACTCTTGATCTTCCTCGAGTTCTTCAC TACGGCTGTCAGCACTGCTGGC TCAACTGCTGCTAATTATGCAGCGCGGGAGTTCAATTTATCCGAGGGGTTGTCTATATTTCTCTTCGTGTCACT GTATTTGCTGGGTCAGGCCATTGGCGGCATCGTTCTGCCACCATACTCAGAATGTTTCGGGCGAAAAAAGCTGTATATAATTAGCTCGGCAACATACAGTATTGCctgcattattattgctgCCGTCCCGTCAATCAAAGGCGTTGTTTTCGGTCGAGTCCTCAGTGGGTTCCTCTCCGCGATCCCCAGCACCATAGTCGTGGGTAGCATCGAGGATATGTTCAATTCTCGAGACCGCGTTTGGATGATATGGGTTTGGGCATTGGTAGCCAAtctcggcctcgtcgtcGGGCCCATAATGGGTACCTTCACAACTGCTGATCTCAATTG GAGATGGCTCTTCTATATTGCGGCCATTGTTACCGGAATAGTttcccttctgctgctggggattcGTGAATCCCGACCTTCCCTTTTACTAGAACGAGAAGTGGCGAAAGTTCGGGAAGTAACCAAACTTGACTACCTTGCGAGCCTGAATCCAGATAGCGCACCTAATCTTCGGACATTCGTGCGCGTAGCACTAGGCCGCCCAATTCGACTCTTCTTCACAGAGCTCATTGTCTTCACTGTCTCGGTTATGAGTGCTGTAGCAACTGCCCTGGTCTACCTCTTCACCCAAGCACTGCCCCCAATATACGAAAGCCTCGGCTTCACCTCAAAACAGGCATGCCTTCCATTCGTCGCGATCGGTGTCGGGCTAAGTCTGGGGCTGCTGACGCGGTATTTGGACATGCACATCATCAAGCGGCGCCGAAAACGCGGCCATGTTCTCCTGCCGGAGCACAAGCTCACCGGTTTCTGGATAGGATCCGGCGTCCTCGCTGCGGCCCTTTGGGCCTTTGCATGGACAATACCTCCGGCCGTCCAGAATGTGCACTGGATAATATCTGTGCTAGCGTTGGTACTTATCGGGTACGCTTTGAATGAGATCGATTATGTGCTGGGTGGATATCTCGCAGACAGCTATCTCAGCTATGCTGCCAGTGGATTAGCAGCTCTGAGCCTCATCCGGGCTCTCCTTTCGGCCATTCTGCCTCTCATATCGAGCCCCATGTTCAGTCAACTTGGGGCCAATGTAGCTGCCTCACTTCTGGCTACGGTGGCCACGTTATTCTGTCTGGTACCGCCGGTATTCTCACGTTTTGGTGAAACAATCCGTGCGCGGAGCAAGTTCGCCAAATACAGCTTGGACATGTACCATGAGCATAGCGTCGACGAAGACGGATATTAG
- a CDS encoding glutathione S-transferase family protein (COG:O;~EggNog:ENOG410PIWC;~InterPro:IPR036249,IPR040079,IPR036282,IPR010987, IPR004045;~PFAM:PF13409,PF13417,PF02798;~go_function: GO:0005515 - protein binding [Evidence IEA];~go_process: GO:0006749 - glutathione metabolic process [Evidence IEA]), with protein sequence MDDLGLRSSDPLRPLQPLLSSVAENASNLAAAVKHQHTDEDDQHHLDVDVDARSLQPLQSAVAEFDHYDLHQHQHHPDAQSLRQEDRYSTLITQDETPSLRTEQSPTNNPNESIFSSKGNGYLRDVASVIDPPDLEAWRERLFHIDDMIVMSEEEFRTYFPHVDNIYSHRSTQQYKRKPLVSHYWDCRLKGRPPGTPKSDDPNKKKRKRTARQRDLCDVKIKITEYFPGYAAGAMSGAESDQQPLSLSFSPGVNDVDTSLSSTESSLPGVNTLLQFPSGSVAGTRDNQPFGVLTPNPPLPEGHPGADGQRFFTIQRVNGNGANGKNDGVSGGHRHTLEESDRVKKNSVQRYILKEARESKKSLAPTRTMSVPKSYHTKATGLAAETVANHSKESDLKLYGSCFCPFVQRVWIALELKGIPYQYIEIDPYQKPQSLLEVNPRGLVPALRHGDWGSYESSVLLEYLEDLNFDPPLLPPGDAKSRAHCRLWTDFVNRHIVPSFYRVLQEQNQQKQIQNAQELHDSFSTLINAADPEGPFFLGPNISFVDIQIAPWVVRLNRVLKPYRGWPDPEPGSRWGAWVDAIEANEAIKATTSMPDLYLDSYERYAENRPNTSQLANAINSGRGLP encoded by the exons ATGGACGATTTGGGACTACGCTCCTCGGACCCTCTTCGTCCCTTACAACCGCTACTCTCCTCGGTCGCCGAAAACGCGTCGAACCTGGCAGCGGCCGTGAAGCACCAGCACACTGACGAAGACGATCAACACCATCTCGATGTCGATGTAGACGCTCGATCTCTACAgcctctgcagtctgcagtgGCTGAATTCGACCACTATGACCtccatcagcaccagcaccacccAGACGCGCAATCGCTTCGCCAGGAAGATCGTTATAGTACATTGATT ACACAGGATGAAACACCCTCCCTCCGCACCGAACAGTCCCCAACGAATAATCCGAACGAGTCtatcttctcctccaaagGAAACGGATATCTACGAGATGTCGCATCCGTTATCGACCCGCCCGATCTGGAAGCTTGGCGCGAACGCCTATTCCATATAGACGATATGATTGTCATGAGTGAAGAAGA GTTCCGAACCTACTTTCCGCACGTCGACAACATCTACTCGCACCGCTCTACACAACAATACAAGCGCAAGCCCCTCGTCTCCCACTACTGGGACTGCCGCCTAAAGGGTCGGCCCCCAGGCACCCCGAAATCCGACGAcccaaacaagaagaagcgcaagcgaaCAGCCCGGCAGCGAGACCTCTGCGACGTCAAGATCAAGATCACCGAGTATTTCCCCGGATACGCGGCAGGCGCAATGTCTGGCGCCGAGTCAGACCAGCAACCACTCTCCCTATCCTTCTCGCCGGGCGTCAATGATGTGGATACGTCACTTTCGTCGACCGAGTCATCATTGCCAGGTGTGAATACGCTGCTTCAGTTCCCTTCTGGTTCTGTGGCTGGGACAAGGGATAATCAGCCTTTCGGGGTACTCACACCGAATCCGCCGCTGCCCGAGGGTCACCCCGGTGCAGATGGACAACGGTTCTTCACGATTCAGCGCGTGAATGGGAATGGCGCGAATGGGAAGAACGATGGGGTTAGCGGTGGGCACCGGCATACACTGGAGGAGAGCGATCGAGTAAAGAAGAACAGCGTCCAGCGGTATATCCTgaaggaggcgagggagagcAAGAAATCATTGGCTCCT ACTAGGACAATGTCCGTCCCAAAAAGCTACCACACCAAAGCTACCGGCTTAGCCGCTGAAACGGTAGCAAACCACTCCAAGGAATCCGATCTGAAGTTGTACGGAAGCTGCTTTTG CCCATTTGTACAGCGCGTCTGGATAGCGTTGGAGCTGAAGGGTATTCCTTATCAATATATCGAAATCGATCCGTATCAGAAACCGCAATCTTTGCTCGAGGTGAATCCAAGAGGACTAGTTCCAGCTTTGCGACATGGCGATTGGGGCTCATATGAAAGCTCTGTCTTGCTTGAATAT CTCGAAGATTTGAACTtcgatcctcctctccttcctcctggtGACGCGAAGTCGAGAGCTCACTGTCGGCTGTGGACAGATTTT GTCAACCGTCATATCGTACCCAGTTTCTACCGTGTTCTCCAAGAGCAGAatcagcagaagcagattcAAAATGCGCAAGAACTCCACGACTCGTTCAGCACGTTGATTAATGCTGCGGACCCCGAAGGACCGTTCTTCCTCGGGCCGAATATCTCATTTGTGGACATTCAAATTGCCCCCTGGGTAGTTCGGCTGAACCGCGTTTTGAAGCCGTACCGTGGCTGGCCGGACCCCGAGCCAGGTAGCCGATGGGGCGCTTGGGTGGACGCGATCGAAGCCAATGAAGCGATCaaggcgacgacgagcaTGCCTGACCTATATCTCGATAGCTATGAACGCTATGCCG AGAACCGTCCCAATACTTCCCAGCTTGCGAATGCGATCAATTCTGGAAGAGGCCTGCCGTGA